GCTTCCATTCTTCTTGCGCTTTATATACGTGGATTTTACTATTGTTTCCATTACATAATCACCTTCCGTATATAGTTTGACATAAGCTCAATAATGATTACTGCGAGCACAATGCTGAAGGTGACTAGGGCAACTGCATTATAGTTCATTGATTTATAGTACATATCAAAGGTATATCCGATTCCTGTACCTGTTAAAATACCTACTAATGTCGAACTGCGGATATTTGTTTCAATCATAAATAAAATCCAGCTGATCATTTGTGGTAAACTTTGCGGAATGACTGCTTTATTTACAATATGAAAATAGGTTGCTCCTGTAGCTGTCAAGGCTTCAACCGCACTGGGACTTGCTTCATCAATGGATTCAATAAATACCCTTGTTAAGAATCCAACTGTTCCTACAAATAATGCTAAATACCCCGTTAACGAATTTTGTCCAAAAGAAAGCAATAAAATCAACGCCCAAGCCACAACCGGGATATTACGTGATACAGATGCAATGAAGCGGGCAAACACACTTAACAAACCATTTACGCTCGTCGTTTTTGATCCCATGATGCCAAGAAAGATGGAAACAATCGCAGCTGTCGTCGTTGCTGCTATGGACATAAAAATAGTCTCTATCAGTTTGTCCAAAATGGTTGGCAGCCTTTCTAGCGACTCCTGGGTAATGAACAAATTAGAAAACATCCAGCCAATCGCTTCAGGAAATGCTGCGAATCCATCCATAAAGTTAAAATTCGTTATCGCTGCAGATAAATATGTTATGGCAATGATAATCAACAAAGCAATCGTCAGTTGCCATTTTCTTTTTTGCATCCCCTTTTCACTCACGTCAATTCCCCTCACACTGTTATTAATTCCCGCATTTGCGTACCATAAATATGATTGATTTTTTCCTCTGTCAGCTTATAATTTGGTCCGACAAATACAACTTCCCCTTGATTTAAACCAATAATTCGATCTGAATATTGCTGTGCCACTTCTACTTGATGTAAATTAATCAGACAAGTTATCTCTAGTTCAGTA
The nucleotide sequence above comes from Oceanobacillus timonensis. Encoded proteins:
- the phnE gene encoding phosphonate ABC transporter, permease protein PhnE, translating into MSEKGMQKRKWQLTIALLIIIAITYLSAAITNFNFMDGFAAFPEAIGWMFSNLFITQESLERLPTILDKLIETIFMSIAATTTAAIVSIFLGIMGSKTTSVNGLLSVFARFIASVSRNIPVVAWALILLLSFGQNSLTGYLALFVGTVGFLTRVFIESIDEASPSAVEALTATGATYFHIVNKAVIPQSLPQMISWILFMIETNIRSSTLVGILTGTGIGYTFDMYYKSMNYNAVALVTFSIVLAVIIIELMSNYIRKVIM